The Desulfonatronum lacustre DSM 10312 region TTCTTCACCTGCCCAGCGTTTTTTTCATCCTGGTCCCGCTGATCGGCGCCGCGGCAGGGGTCTATCTGGGGTTGACCATCGGGTCGGCCATGTTGCGGACCGTGTTCATTCTGCTGTTTTCCCGATTCTTCCTGCCCCCGCCCACAGAGCGATGCGTTTCCTGCCGACTGGATGAAAAAGGCCCGGTTTCATTCAAGGATGCCATTAAGCGCACGGTCCAGCGATTCAAAAAACGCATCCTTCGGGTTCTGTCCATCACCGTGCCGATTTACGTCTGCTTTTTCCTGCTCAATCGCTGGGGCGCGTTTAGAGCGGTGGAAGAATTTATGGCCCAAAACCTGGGATGGCTGTCCTGGCTTTCACCGCAGGCCGTGAGTGTCGTGATTTTCCAGATGGCCGCCGAGTTTTCCGCCGGGGCCGCCGCCGCCGGAGCGTTGCTCTCAGCGGGAAGTCTGAGCCAGAAAGAGGTCGTGCTCGCCCTCCTGGTGGGCAACATCCTCTCCTCGCCCATGCGGGCCGTGCGGCACCAGTTCCCGTACTACGCCGGAATCTTCAAACCGGCCCTGGCCGCGAAACTGATCTTCTGGAACCAGGGATTGCGGATAATCAGCCTGATCCTCGTGGGCGCGGCCTATTCCGTATTGGTCTGAGCCGTCGTCTTTTGCTTTGCTCAGGTGTCGATCAGGTTCTGCCCTTTCAAAGAGAGCCGCTCGTTCAGGGAGTCGATCCGCTCCTGAAGAGACGCCCGCCGAACCGGACTGGCTTCCTGATACAACTGCTTGAGCAAGTAGTTGCGGCAGTGGAACAGGGTGTGCCGTTCATCCGGCCGGTGGACCATCTTGCCGCAAACCGGACAGGCGCGAATATCGGATTGGCGAAGTGGAGACATCAGTCGTTCGCGATTTTATCGAGTGTTTTGTTATCAGCCGCCACTGGAGCGTTTTTGTCGTCGTTCCATTCCACCTTGGTGAAGAGCCGATACAAGTCCTGGGCCTCGGAATGGTCTTTATTCAACTGTAAACATTTGCGAATACTGAGCAAGGCGTCATCAAACCGCTTCGCGAACATTTGGGCCTTGGCCAGATTGTAATAGATGTTCTCGTCTTTCGGAGATAACTTGAGAGCGTTGATATAGGCATGAACCGCCTCGACGTACATTCTCTTGTGACGCAGTTCAATACCCAGGGTGTTGTAGGCGTTGGGGGCGTGAATGTCGTACTTGGTGATCTTGGCGAAAATACGTTTGACCTCGGCGAACTGATCCAGGCGGGCGTATTCATCAGCGGCTTTTTGCAGATAGATCTGATAATTCTTCATGTCCTCCCGACCACGATACGCTTCGGCAAGACCTTCGTACGCCTTGATAAACAAATTGTTTAATCGGAGAGCATTGTTGAAGGCGACAATAGCCTTGCCGAACTTGCGATCCAGCAGATACTGCATGCCCATGTCGAAATACTTCCGGGCTTCATCGTTCTCGTCGTTGGTGTTTCCGGCGACGATCTCCTCGAATTCCTGGATGGCCGCATCGTAGTCGCCCTTCGCAAGGCTTTCCTGGCCTTGCGACAACAGCTCTTCGCTCACCTGGATAGCGTCTGCCTCCGGCTTGACTTTGGCATGGCGTATGAGCGTCTCCAGCGTATAAGGACGGATGATGAAACCCGTACACCCTGCCGTGATGGCGTCGATGACGAAACCTTCGTCGGAAACATCCGAAATGACGATCATGTTCAGAGGGGTGCCGCGCAGGTATTTCCGAATCTGAAAGATCAACTCGTGCAGAGGACAGCCGGAGACCGAAGAATCGAGGATGATTGTCTGAATGGAGTTGTGCCGGATGAAGTCCAGAACCGCTCCTGCCGAGGTCAGCCGACAGCTCATAACCAGCCCGATCTTACGCAAGTTTTCCCGATCATGCTCATAATTTACGTCACTGGACGTGGCGATGACGTATGCGGGCAGCAGGCTTCCAGGCGCGCCGCCGGACGGAACCGTGGGCATCGAAACCGACGGCTTGGTCGGCTGAGCCGACGATCTGCTCATGGCCGGAGAGGAAGGTGAGGACGGGGTGGACTTTTGCATCGACGGAACCAAGCACGCTCCAGATGTTTAGGCGTTTCGTTCTCCGTAGCCGGGGCGCACTCTGAAATCAAGAGGCACTCGCGTCCCACGCAGGGCCATTTTGTTCTCTGGAAAATATCCATACTTTCAGAGTGGTAGATTGCAGGGTGTTCAAAGGGAACCTCCATGGGTGGGCCAGCAATCATCGAAGTCGAAATCGCCATCGAAATCGGAATGTTGCCAGAAATCGATTTCGATCAAGATTTCGATTTCGATTTCGATACCGATCCAGAGCGCCCGTGGTTCGAAAACAAAATTGCCCTGGCGTCCCTCGACGCCAAACATATTCGAGTGGCCGCGTCGTGGGGCAGCAGATTTCGCTGGACGAGTTGCCGCAGACCCGCTTCATCGTCCACATCGGACCAGGGTCCCAAAAGACGCGGCTCCAGGCCGCTTCGAAGCAGGGCCGCCCGGCACTCGGCAAGAACCCTCGGCGTACTCCAGGGGACGGTGGTGAACAGGCCGGGTCGAAAAGCCCGCCGAGCCCACCCGAGCAGATAAAAACCGCCGTCCCGGGCCGGGCCGAGGACGACCTCACGGCGGTCCAAAATCCGGAACGCCTCGACCAGCAGGCTTCCGGGCAAATCCGGCAGGTCGCTTCCGATGAGCACCACCCGGTCGTGTCCCGCCTCGAAGGCCCGGAAAAAAGCGTCGTCCATTCTCGCGCCGAGGTCAGGTCCGACCTGGGGCTGGAACCAGCGCTCACTTCCCAGCCACGCCGCGAAATCCGCCCGCATGTCCCAGGGGGCAATGCTCAGCAGAACGCGTCCCTCCAAGGCGTCCACGGTACGCAAGACGTCCTGGACAAAGCACCGATACAAGGCAGCGGCGTTCTCCGCTCCCAATGTCGCGACCAAGCGGGTCTTCACCCGCCCGGGTTGCGGATGCTTGATCATCACGACCACGCAGTCCGAAAGGGCGGCTGTTGAAAGGTTCATGAGGGCGGGAAAGGGCGCGCGCCTGAATCGAGGGACTCGGCGGTGGGATAAAATCGCCGCAACCTCGCGGGAGACGCGCCGAAGTGATAGAGGAGCCGAACGCCCCAGTTACGCAGGGTGCAGTTCCAGACACCTTCCTGTTCCCAGCGCCGGGCCGAAGTAAGCGCGGCCTCGCGAAGCAGAACCACGGGCCATCTCTTGCGCCGAACCCGGCGCATCAGTTCCAGATCCTCCATCAAGGGAATGTCCGCGTATCCGCCCAGTTCCTCAAAGGCCGCACGACGCAAAAAAATGGCCTGGTCGCCATATGGAACCCTGGTCAGCCTGGTGCGCAGAT contains the following coding sequences:
- a CDS encoding response regulator → MQKSTPSSPSSPAMSRSSAQPTKPSVSMPTVPSGGAPGSLLPAYVIATSSDVNYEHDRENLRKIGLVMSCRLTSAGAVLDFIRHNSIQTIILDSSVSGCPLHELIFQIRKYLRGTPLNMIVISDVSDEGFVIDAITAGCTGFIIRPYTLETLIRHAKVKPEADAIQVSEELLSQGQESLAKGDYDAAIQEFEEIVAGNTNDENDEARKYFDMGMQYLLDRKFGKAIVAFNNALRLNNLFIKAYEGLAEAYRGREDMKNYQIYLQKAADEYARLDQFAEVKRIFAKITKYDIHAPNAYNTLGIELRHKRMYVEAVHAYINALKLSPKDENIYYNLAKAQMFAKRFDDALLSIRKCLQLNKDHSEAQDLYRLFTKVEWNDDKNAPVAADNKTLDKIAND
- a CDS encoding TIGR04282 family arsenosugar biosynthesis glycosyltransferase, translating into MNLSTAALSDCVVVMIKHPQPGRVKTRLVATLGAENAAALYRCFVQDVLRTVDALEGRVLLSIAPWDMRADFAAWLGSERWFQPQVGPDLGARMDDAFFRAFEAGHDRVVLIGSDLPDLPGSLLVEAFRILDRREVVLGPARDGGFYLLGWARRAFRPGLFTTVPWSTPRVLAECRAALLRSGLEPRLLGPWSDVDDEAGLRQLVQRNLLPHDAATRICLASRDARAILFSNHGRSGSVSKSKSKS
- a CDS encoding membrane protein, yielding MDVVEIWTALIRPLLKLTMFISLGLLVGQLIEALNWTRVVAAGVTPLLRLGRLSDIAGASFSLAFFSGISANSMLADAYEQGRISRRELIMSNLFNSLPTYFLHLPSVFFILVPLIGAAAGVYLGLTIGSAMLRTVFILLFSRFFLPPPTERCVSCRLDEKGPVSFKDAIKRTVQRFKKRILRVLSITVPIYVCFFLLNRWGAFRAVEEFMAQNLGWLSWLSPQAVSVVIFQMAAEFSAGAAAAGALLSAGSLSQKEVVLALLVGNILSSPMRAVRHQFPYYAGIFKPALAAKLIFWNQGLRIISLILVGAAYSVLV